The genomic DNA GCTCGCTAAAAATAGTCCTGTGATGGCCTGTGAGGGCAGCTGGAGGTCACTTATAGAAGGAGGCAAAGAATCCCCTTCGCTGAAGTCAGTTTACAGCCATCACAGCTAGGACAGAAGTTTTCAAGTTTAATGTCTCTGTGGTTCTAGCAAAATCCCAACTGCAAAGAGCCAGGTCCTTGCTGGGCTCAATTCCCCTGCTAGTCAGAGCAGGAGCTTGCTTTTCAACTCCCATCTTCGTTTTTTGAAGAGATGCTGATAGGAGGAGATTCATTTGTTAATTAAATTTCCCCTGCCGATTTACATTAAAAAGGGGGAACTGTTTCAAAAAGCTCACGAAACTTTCATAACCTTTGACTTAAAAAAGAAGGagttttatggctttttttctaAACCTGCCCAAAAGCACCACCGGATTGTCCCTGGCCAAGGGATGAACACTGAAAAGAAGTCCCGGaatggcacagctgggctgaaaatgagaaacatCTGCTCACAGAGAGCCAGGcattcttcctctcctctgggTCTTCCTTTTATCTTTGGATTTTCCCATAAGTTCTTGTTCAAAGGGATGCCATCCCATGGGAaaattgcaaaaggaaaaaaagcacagacagTGTTACTCAGTGAGGCCAGCAATAGttgcaagagaagaaaaattcttcGTGGGAATCCCCTACAtctgagaagcagaaacaaaaattcaccaggaaaaaattcagctctgcagacagaCAATGCCTTTTATCCATGTGGGATCCTGCATTTATCCACAAATGGCatgacagcaataaaaaaaaaaaaaaaaaacagagaagagtGGCCAGAGAAAGTAAGAATAACGGCTGAAGAtgtaatttgttctttaaaaGGTTTGTTCTGTTACAGAGTGAAAACTTACACAGCAGAGGTGCAAAATCCTCTAAATGCTGAGGCAAACCCTGCACACTTGCAGGCATGGCAGTGTAACATCCACGGTGTGCAATACTGTCTGAATCTCTCCCAGAAGTGACACTCTCTGCCAAGCAGGGCAGATGCAGTGCactggtgcagcagcagcctcagcattGCTGTGCTGGCGTTTGATTCCCTGACATTTTGGCATGACTTTGCTGTCCTGGGCTCGCTGAAAACCTTGTTCCTAATCATTTTATGAGTGCTGGTTAATGACTCCTAAGGTGGATGCTCTCATCAGACTTCAAAATGACCCTCAGAGGCTCGGGGATCTGTCCTTGTGCAGACTGTGCAAGAATTGTGCCCTCCTCACGGGTGATGGAGCCTCTACGAGTGTCACTGCTCATGTGGCCAGAGAGTCCTGGAAGGGCCACACTGCAGTGCTTCAGGGCAGCCTGGAGAAACAGATGGGGacagcctctgcagcctgttGCCGTAGGACAAAGGGTAAGggtttaaaacagaaaaaaggtaatttagattagatataaggaaaaaggattttttttttttttttttttttttttttttttttttttttacaatgatgGTGGTGAActttctgggcaacctcttACTGTTAGAGGTTGCCCAGAAGGGTGATGGATGCCTCATCGCTGCAAAAATTAAAGGTTAGGTTAGGGGGTCTTATCcagttgaagatgtccctgttcTGGCAGGGGGGCTGGTCTCGACGGgcctttattttctcctaaattCTTGTTCCAAGGAATGCCACCCCACGAGAAAATGCCAAAATGGGGGGAAAGCAGAAACACTCAGCGAGACCAGAAACAGCTGCgagacaggaaaaacaaaacaaaacaaattaaaaaaaaaaaataaaaaaacctcttctttATAGAACCCATCCAAACAAGATCATTCTGTTTCTATGACGGACAGGACACCGCCGGGATGTGAGGGGATGCGGGGCGCCCTCAGGGCCAGCAATGGCGGGCACCGAGGCGCTCCTCGGCCTCCAAGGGACCCCGCGGTGCAGCGGGAGCCCCGGgagcgggcagggcagggcagggaaatcCCCCGGGGCGCGGCAGGGAAGTACCGACGGGGACGCCGGAGAGGCGAGTACTTCCCCCCTGGAAAAACGCCAAGTTCTCTCAGGGCCCggcctcttccctcccctcccctccgACGCCCCTTCTGGGCGGCCCCAGCCGCTCCGCCCTCCGTGCCAGCGCCGGCGGCGCCCAGCAGGATCAGACCCGTCGGTCGGGCTTTGAGTGGCTGGAAATTCCCGTCCTCCGCGGCTCCTCCCCCGCAGAAATCCCCCGGCCGTGCCGTATATGCgaggcgccgccgccgccgccgctcacTCCGGCCGCCCGTCGCTCCGCCGCCATGATCGCCGCTCGCCGCGCCGCCGAGCCGCCCGCCGTGGATGGCTACGAGCAGCCCAAGAAGGAGCGCCAAGGCGCCTTGCCGCTCGACGACCGCCACGACAGCGGCCTGGACTCCATGAAGGAGGAGGAGTACCGGCAGCTGGTGAAAGAGCTGGAGGACATTCGGCTGCAGCCCCGCGAGCCGCCCGCCTGGGCGCAGCAGCTGACGGAGGACGGGGACACGTAAGTGCAGGTCGAGGACGGGGCAGGGGCGGCTCGGAGGCGGTGGGGGAGCTCGGCACGATCAGAACGGGACGGGATGTGCTCTGCCGGCGGggcggcgccgggccgggcccgggcgggagggaagggagggctgCGGAAAGTCCCTGGAGCGGCGCCAGGCCCAGGCGGCTCCCGCGGCCGCGGAAAGCCCCGGCTTGCGACAGCGTGACCCGCGCCGGGCCCGGGCTGAGCGTGGCGTGGCGGGGATTAACGCGTGTGCCTTAACTGCTGCCTCACTGCTCCTTTCTTCCCCCCTCCTCTCGCAGTTTTCTGCATTTGGCCATTATTCACGAGGAAAAAGCCCTGAGCCTGGAGGTGATCCAGCAGGCAGCCGGTGACCGGGCTTTCCTGAACTTCCAGAACAACCTCAGCCAGGTACTTTCACCTCGATAACCCCAAATCCGGATCAGCTTCTGCCACGCCCACACGCTCCTTCTGGGGAATTCCCCCAAAAAgtcccttctttttttttttttttttttttttctttctcttttttttttttttttttttttttttttaattgatggaATCAATGGAATCAAAGCCTACGTTCAGGAAAGTCCCCAGCCGGCTCCAGCCAGCGTTGGTACAATGCTTCCTCTCCCCCAAGAGAGTGGCATTTAAGGCCCACATATTTCAAATATGATGCCATGGGTTGCATCCCTCTTTATGGAGATGTTAATGATACCCTTCATACCAACTGGCTGTTGGTTTATCCAGAGAGCCCAAAGTTCATCACTTCCAGATGAATGGGCGGCTATACAACAACTTGGGAAGCATAAAGAACTGAGTTTACGGGGCGTGCTTTCATGCTTTTTTATCTGTTGGCACAAATCACGGAGTGAACGAGAGGTCTGCTTGTCCAGATGTTGCTGCCAAGTTCTTGGTGTCACTTACAGTCTGCTTTTTCCCTTGTGCTTGCAGACTCCTCTTCACCTGGCAGTGATAACTGATCAGCCCGAAATCGCTGAGCATCTTCTGAAGGCCGGATGCGACCTGGAAATCAGGGACTTCCGAGGAAACACCCCCCTGCACATTGCGTGCCAGCAGGGCTCCCTCAGGAGTGTCACCGTGCTCACACAGTACTGCCAGCCACACCACCTCCTCAGTGTCCTGCAGGCAGCCAACTACAACGGTACGGCCACACTCCTCAACAGTTCATCTGCCTGTGCTGCACCCAGGGCAGGGTCTGTCTCCTGAGCATCTTAAAAAGATCTCTGGAGAGGTGGAGAAGGATCATTATGTCCCATTTGAGAGTTGAGGAGCCCGAAGCATACAGCAGTGTCTGGCTTTTTTGAAATGCCACTGTCTCGTAGGCCTTCTCACTCTCATTATAGTCTCTCATGGCTTTGAGCTTTGCGTTTTTAGTGAGTGCCTttgccctgctcctcctttttATTGTCTGTAGTAAGTTGCGCTCAAACGCTGGAATAAAGCCTCCAAGAAATcttttgaaaagattttattcATGCTGGAAGCTGGAAGGCTCTTCTGGAAAACACCCTTTTGCCATGAATGAATTGCAAATTTAGATACCATCCTGGCCCGTCATCTTAACTATTAAGTAATGATGAGACGTTGAGTTAGACTTACTCAAGTTTTCCCTTTGTTTGTGTCTTTCAGGACATACATGTCTTCATTTAGCATCTATTCAGGGCTACCTGGGTATTGTCGAGTATCTGCTGTCCTTGGGAGCAGATGTAAATGCACAGGTATGTAACTTGTATCATGAATTTAACTGAGCGGGGCTCTGTAGTCTTTAAGAATGAATGGATCTGACAATGGCTCTGCCTCTCCTAACGTGCCAAACCTCGTGCTGTGTTCTCACAGGAGCCGTGCAATGGAAGAACAGCACTACATTTGGCAGTCGACCTGCAGAATTCAGACTTGGTGTCGCTTTTGGTGAAACACGGGGCAGACGTGAACAAAGTCACCTATCAGGGCTATTCCCCCTATCAGCTCACCTGGGGAAGAGACAACGCCAGCAtacaggagcagctgaagcagctgaCCACAGCTGACCTACAGATGTTGCCAGAAAGTGAGGATGAAGAGAGCAGTGAATCGGAGCCTGAGTTCACAGAGGATGAAGTaagctgctgttttcatttttacaagAGAATGGGGAAAAtcctgtcctgtgcagggtgtTTTTTGGTGTCACTCTGATGGCATGCCCCAGTAACCTCTTGCTGTGTAACAGATACCCAAAATTATGCTATCAACAATCAGAAAAATGGCAGATGGGGCAAGCATATAAACAGAGtaagaataaaatgtaaaaaaataacgTGAAGGAATGGAGGTTAACTTTATTTGGCATGGTTCTGTGGCTGACACAGAACCTCATGGGAGAGAATTCAAGTTAGTGGGTGGTTTTCTCCTCcttataatttgtttttctaacatTCTGAGTGCTGCATTAAATGGCATATGTAACCATTTTGGCGTAGAAATTTTATACACTGCTGAAGTCCAGGCATGTTGAATTTGGCTGTTATCCCAGAGTGGATATGATACTTTTAAGTAAGATTTTTGCATTAACAGcattttgggtgttttttttcttgcagcttATATATGATGACTGCCTTATTGGAGGACGACAGCTGACATTTTAAAGCCGTGAAAAGAAGTGACTGTATACATATGTATAGAAAAAGGACTGACTTTCTTCATCTAAAAAGAAAGTCACaatgtggagagaaaaaagaggagggaaaaagtaCACTGGCCAGCAAGGAGAAGGAGCACATAATTGTAACAGGACAGTTCCAGGATCTCCCTTGTGTTTAAATACAGGAGCAGGATGTGTGACATCAGTACAGATCTGTGATTATTCACACCACCTGATAAAGAGCCACATGGCCAATCTTCTCAGCCCTGCGAAGGTAACAGACTGCACATCCAACCTGCTCATTACAGGGAGCTTTCTTGTGGCATCAAGTACTACAGGGAACAAGTGGCCTTTCATGGCAAGGTGGAGTCATGCCAGCACCCCTTCTCAGAGACTCTGCCTTCAttcctgctgggctggtggcagTCCCTGTCCTTTCTGGTGACCTCAGCTACTCTCAGTGGGGCGTCCCAGGTGGAGTCAGAGCGAGGGATTGATGGCCTCTTGACTCTTAGGCAAAAGTAGCAATAATGTTAACTGTGGGCATTGGAGAAGTGTGTTTCACACACTGTGTGTGTCATAATTGCTACACTTTTTAGCAACTGTACATTGTGTATATactgtacattttttttgttgttgttgttgtttataaTTATTTTGGTACATGTGAgatatgtatttattaaaaaaagtcagCTTACCTAGTCTGCGAAACGGTTCGTTGCCCACCTCCCTGAGATCGTGGGAATCTACCTGGTTTGCTTTTTAAGAAACCTTAACACCTAGTAGCCCATTGGGGTCACATTCTCAGGGCTTTTAGGTTACTCACCTCAGCACTGTAAGACATCTAAGTAGCTCGCAGCTCTCTGCCCTTGTGCTGCAGCTAATTTTGGAAGCGGACGTAGGTGTTGTTTCCTGCGCCCGCTGCAGCAGGCGGATGGTGGGGCTGGGATTCCCCCTCTCTTCCAGCACCAGGCTGCCCGCCCACTAGAgagggggtttggggctggttttggcagcccctgcccacctgCCCTCATGGCACCTTTTGttccagctcagctgctgccaggggaggctGGAGCTTTGCAGCGCAGCACTGTGTCTGTTCACCTCTTGTTTATCGCTCTTGTTTGAACTCTGACCCCTTTGGAATTTCCAAAGGGGATTTCCATGGGAAGAGGGAACATGTCCTGGGAACATGTACTGCTGCCTTGCATCCCTGGAATTATGGTGGGGCACCCCCACGTTCCCACTGCAGGAGCTACAGCTCTTGTACAGTTCATAACAGTGGGGGATGTGGCTTTAACTGCTTCAGTTACTCCTCAAGTTTCTCTCCAGCACTCAGGCAGACAGAATCACTTCACCCAAATCCTCTGCTCCACCTCACTATCTGCTGGCAGTGCATCACAATACTGGACTACTGTCAGTGCCATACTTTTTAGCCTGTTCTGTGTCCGTGTAAAGGCTGGCTTGTGTAAAAGGTGACCGTGCC from Sylvia atricapilla isolate bSylAtr1 chromosome 6, bSylAtr1.pri, whole genome shotgun sequence includes the following:
- the NFKBIA gene encoding NF-kappa-B inhibitor alpha; translation: MIAARRAAEPPAVDGYEQPKKERQGALPLDDRHDSGLDSMKEEEYRQLVKELEDIRLQPREPPAWAQQLTEDGDTFLHLAIIHEEKALSLEVIQQAAGDRAFLNFQNNLSQTPLHLAVITDQPEIAEHLLKAGCDLEIRDFRGNTPLHIACQQGSLRSVTVLTQYCQPHHLLSVLQAANYNGHTCLHLASIQGYLGIVEYLLSLGADVNAQEPCNGRTALHLAVDLQNSDLVSLLVKHGADVNKVTYQGYSPYQLTWGRDNASIQEQLKQLTTADLQMLPESEDEESSESEPEFTEDELIYDDCLIGGRQLTF